GGTTGACGGTGCAAAGCCCTGCTGAAATCGACCTGGCGATCAGCGCTCAAATCGACGCCGACGTTTACAACCAAGACGCCAACTACGACGAACAGTTCTGGCAAGTCCTAGACCGAAAAGCAAGCGGTAAGGGCGCCCTGCTGGTTTCCCAAACCAAGGCAAACGACTTTGGCACCCCGCAGTTTACGGTTGCCATGCAAACCAGCGTCAAGACCGACCTTCCCCACGTTGGCGACGCCGTGGAAGCCAAGCAGGTTGCTAACCACTTCGCCGGCCACGTGGCCGCTGGGCAAAGCGTCACCCTGGAAAAGCGGACGATCGTGACCACCTCACGAGACTATGCCGACCAAGCGGAACTGGTGGCGGCGGCCCAGGACTTAGTTTCCCAAGTCGACCAGGTTAGCTACGACGACCTGGTGGCCGCCCACGTCAGTCAATGGGCCCAGCGCTGGGCCAAGTCCGACGTGGTGATCGAAGGCGATGACGAGGCCCAACAGGGGATCCGCTTCAACCTCTTCCAGCTTTTCTCAACCTACTACGGCAACGACAGCCGTTTAAACATCTCGCCAAAGGGCTTCACCGGCGAAAAGTACGGCGGGGCCACTTACTGGGACACCGAGGCGTACTGCCTGCCGGTATACCTTGGGGTGGCCGACCCGCAAGTCGCCAAGAACCTCTTGTACTACCGTTACCACCAGCTACCGGGCGCTTACGTTAACGCCAAGGAGCAGGGGTTAAAGGGGGCCCTGTTCCCGATGGTGACCTTCAACGGGATCGAGTGCCACAACGAGTGGGAGATCACCTTTGAAGAACTTCACCGTAACGGCGATATTGCCTACGCCATTTATAACTACACCCGCTACACCGGCGATACCTCCTACGTCTTGCACGAAGGGGCCAAGGTCCTGGTTGAAACGGCACGCTTTTGGGCCGACCGGGTCCACTACTCCCAGCGCAAGAACAAGTACCTACTCCACGGGGTGACCGGGCCCAACGAGTACGACAACAACGTTAACAACGACTGGTACACCAACCTCTTGTGCCAGTGGAGCCTCCAATACACCCTGGAAATCTTGGACCAAGTCGATGAGGACGTCTTAAAGGACCTGGCGGTGACCGAAGACGAACGGCGGCTCTTTAAGGCGATCGCCGACAACATGTACCTGCCAGAGGACGCCGACAAGGGGATCTTCCCGGAAAACGACGCCTTCTTGGACAAGGATTTGGTGCCGGTTGCCCAAATCCCTAGCGACCAGCTGCCGCTCAACCAACACTGGTCTTGGGATAAGATCCTGCGCTCACCTTACGTCAAGCAAGGGGACGTCATCCAGGGGATCTGGGACTTTATCGACGACTTTACGCCGGAACAAAAGCGGAAAAACTTCGACTTTTACGAGCAGTTCACGGTGCACGAATCGAGCCTGTCGCCGTCGGTTTACTCGATCGTGGCCGCCGACCTGGGCGACGAGGATAAGGCCGTTGAGCTCTACCAACGCTCGGCGCGGCTGGACCTGGATAATTACAACAACGACACCGACGACGGTTTACACATCACCTCGATGACCGGAGCCTGGTTGGACATTGTCCAGGGCTTTGCCGGGATGCGGATTAGAGACGGGCGCTTGCATTACGCCCCGTTCTTACCGAAGAACTGGACGGCCTACCAATTCAACCAGGTCTTCCGTGGCCGCACGATTCAGGTACGGGTGGACGCTGACGGCACCCACTTGCAACTGCTGAGCGGGGAACCGTTAAAAGTCGAATTGGGTGACCAATTAACCGAATTAAAGTAGCGGCGCCCCTCCTTTTTTCCCAGGAATTTACCGGGGGGAAGGCCAATAAACCGGACTTTAAGGCCTCCGAAGTGGCTATTTCCCAGGAAATCACTTGACCGGCGCCCGTACAATGAAAGTAACCACGAACAAAGGAGATTTTCGCCATGAACTTTGCAGATATTGCCGGCTTTGCCTTTGACTTAGACGGGGTGATCGCCGACACCGCCCGCTTTCACACCCAGGCCTGGCACGAACTGGCCGACCAGGTCCAGACGCCCTGGACGCCGGAACTGGAGGCGAGCCTCAAGGGAGTTGGCCGGATGGATTCCTTGGAGCTGATCCTAAAGGCAGGCGGCCACCAGGGTGAGTACAGTCAGGAAGAAAAGGTCGCCCTGGCCACCAGCAAGAACGACCGCTACCAAGAGCTAGTCAAGACCCTGACGCCGTCAGACGCCCTGCCGGGGATGCCGGCCTTCTTAGCCGAACTCCAGGCCGCCGGCTACCGGCTGGTCTTAGCTTCGGCTTCCAAGAACGCGCCGACGGTCCTCAAGTACCTGCAGTTAGAAGACGTCTTTGAAGGGGTGGTCGACCCCGCTAGCGTCGCCCACGGCAAGCCGGCGCCCGATATCTATTTGGCCGCCGCCGAGATGTTAGACCTTGCCCCCGCCCAGGTTGCCGGCGTGGAAGACGCCCAGGCCGGGGTTGCCGCCATTAACGCGGCCGGCGAGCTGTCGATCGGAATTGGACCGGCCAGCGACCTCAAGGAAGCGGCGGCCCGCTTTGATCGTACCGACCAGGTTAGCTTGGCTAAGCTGAAGGAACGGTTGAGTTAAAAGCCTGATCTTACGTAAAAAGCCAACCACTTTGCATGATCAATTGCGAAGTGGTTGGCTTTTATTCGTCTGCTAGCCCCATTTAGTTGCGGCGCAGTAGCTTGTTAGTTAAGTATTTGAGGGGTGTCTCCGAGCGGTAAGTGAAGATGTTGTTGACGTAGGTGCGTTGAGCGAAGAGGTACATCAAGACGGCGCTCAGGAGGGAAATGGCCACCGCTTACGTTGAGGCGTCGCAGCCACCCGGGAAGTTCCTGGGTGACTTTGGTAGTCGGGTAATTGTGCAGGTTAGCGAAGTAGGTCACCTGATCTTTAATGGTCATGTCCATGTACAATCCCCGTTCCTCGGGCAAAAAGCCCAATCGGTTAAGGAGAGACTCGCTGATGGGCTAACCGTCAAAGGTGATGGTACCCGTATCCGGCGTCAGAAAATTTAGCAGCATCTTGAAGGTGGTGGATTTACCAGCCCCGTTTTGGCCCACTAAGCCAAGGGCTTCCCCGCGGTTAACGTGAAAACTAAGGTCGTTGACGGCGGTCAAATCACCAAAGGACTTGGAGACCTGGGTTACTGTTAGCATGTTACCCCCTCCTAATAGACAATAGTTATTAAATTATAACAAAAAACTCTTTATTAGCGAGATATGACGGAGATTTGTCTAATTTGCTAATCCGTGGGTATAAAAAAGAGGCTCGGGGAAAGATGTTTTCTCTGGGTCTCTACATTCGATTAGTTAGTTCAATTTCACCGGCGCCCAAACGTCGGCGGTGTCAAAGACGAGCGGGGTGGCTCGCTTTAACAAGTCGTCAGTCAGCTTTACCGAGGTCACCTGGGCCTGGTGGTAGGACTGGAAGTAGTAGGTGCGGTCCTCAGCAACGGTGGCCGCCCGGTACACCGAGAAGGTTGGCCGGTGGGCCTTACTCTTGGGGACGGTGACCGAATCGAGCAGGTGCCAGGTGGTGGCCAGCGCCTCGTCTTTTGATGCCGGTTGGTCGGCCAGTTCTTTCATGTAGGCGGCCCGGACGTAGCGCCCCTTGGGGGTGTAGGCACCGGGTGGCGTCTTCTTGCCCGAGAGCTTACCGGTGGTGACGTGAAAGGTGTTCGGCGCCAGGGTACCGTTCAAAAAGTCCGGGGTGAAGTCTAGGTAGTCCTGCAGGCGTTCCAGCTGGTGGTCGAACTTGGGCATGTTGGTCATGATCCCGAGCGGGTTATCGATCAGCTTGAGCGGGTGCTCGCTGGGTTCAATGACCACGCAACGCCCGGTGGGGTCGGACAAGACAAAGTGTTGCTCGGAGTAGCCAAAGGGCACGTCGGCGTTGACGTCGCTCATTAGTTCGATTTGATCCAGGTGCGCCGCGACGTCAGCCACCGATTTAAAGTGGCCTAGCAAGTAAAAGATTAGCTCAAAGGCGGCCAATTGGACCTTGTCGGGGTGACGCTCGTCAACCAGGCGGGCGCCGTTTTTAAAGGTCAGCTTTTGGGCCATCAAGCCAAACTCGTTGACCCCGTCGGAAACGTCGGTTCGCCGCTCGGTGATCGAGCCACCACCAATGATGGCGTAGGGATTTTCGTGGACCCGGTGGTCAAAGACCGAGGCCCACTGGTAGTGACGGGGGGTGAAGATGGGCGACACTAAGAGGTCGTCCCAGTCCATTGTCCGCCCCAAGACGTGGTAGCCGTCCTGGGTAATGACGTTGATGCTCGTGCACATACTAATCTCACCTTCCTGCAAGCGTTTACTAATATTATAAGGGTGGCGCCAGATTTAGTAAAAATACTTGTTCAAGAAGGCCTGGATGTGGGCGCGGTAGGCCGTTGGGTCAAGCCAAAAGCTCTCGGCGTGGCTAGCGTGGTCGACGATCCAGAGTTCCTTGGGGGCGTCGGTGGCCTGGTAATTTTCCAGCGCCATGCTGGCCGGGACGTAGGTGTCCTTTTCGCCGTGGATAAAGAAGATCGGCCGGTGGTTTTTCTTGAGTTGCTCGGTCGAGGAGATGTCACCTAGGTAGTAGCCGAGACGGTGGCGGTTGATCGTCGACACCAGCGGGTAGATCGGGTACTCGGGTAGGTGGAACTGACGCTTGAGCAGGTAGGTCAGCTCTTCGTGAATCGAGGCGTAGCCGCAGTCGGCAATGATCGCTTTGACCTGGGGCGGCAAGTCTTCACCGCTCAGCATCTCGACCGTCGCCCCGCCCATTGAGACCCCGAATAAGAGGAGCTTAGTTTGGGCGCCGAGCCGTTTAATGAGCCGGTTTAGCCAGGTCAGGTAATCGAGCCGGTCGAGCCAGCCAAAGGAGATGTACTTGCCAGCGGATTGACCGTGGCCGCGGTCGTCGGGTAATAAGACGTTAAAGCCCAGCTCGTGAAACATCTTAGTATAATTCGCCATCGTTTCGCCGTTGCCCTTGTAACCGTGGGAAATGATGACTGCCTTGGTACTGTCGTCAGCCGGGATGAAGTAGGCCGACATCTGGTCGTCGCCGTCATCGGTCGACCAGGTCCAGTGCTCTTTTTCAACCTTTTTGAACCAGTCAACGTAGCGCCAGTACTGGGCGGCGTACTTTTGCTTGTCCGCCGAGGTTTCCGGTACGTAATCGACCCGTTTGAAGGCGAAGTTAAAGAGGTACTCGGCCGTCAGGTAGGAAAGGCCGAGCGTCCCGGCGGCCACGCTAGCTAAGAGCCGTCGTTTCTTTGCTTGTTGCATTGATACTATCCCCTTATTTATTAATAAGGTTATTTAACGCCCTGAGGTGGGGAAAGGCAAGCAAAACAGAGTGGTAAATAACCCACTCGGCAGGCCGTATGACTAAGCTAGGGCGAACGGTTGGTACGGAACGCACCGTTCTTCGCCCGTACTTAGACACTAGGCCTGCGGTTATTTACCAGGTTTTCTGTCTAAAATTCGTGACTACATTAAAAGGCCGGGAAACACGGAGTTATTTCCCGGCCTTATTTTAGATATAATATGGCGCCCAACGGCCTGCTTTGATGGTTGGGCCGCACTTCCTAGTTCGCTACTTCATGTTCCGATGGTTGCCCATTTAGGATCGTAATGACGTCATCTAAGGAGATGTCAACCATGTTTTGGACGGCGATGTTAGTGAAAAAGGCGATGTGCGGGGTCAAAATCACGTTGTCCATGGCGTGGAGCTCCTCAACTAGTGGCTCACCCTTCAGGCCGTCCTGTCGGTGGTCGGCGTTAAAGATTGGCCCTTCACCCTCCACGGTGTCCAGGGCGGCAAAGGCGAGCGGACCGTCCTTTAAGGCGTTAATTAGGTCGGCGGTGTTGACGACCGGTCCCCGGCTGGCGTTGACTAGGCTAGCGCCCGGCTTCATTTGGTCAAACTCGGCCTTGGTTAAGAGACCCTCAGAAGTTGGGTTCAAATCCACGTGGAGGGAAACGACGTCACTTTGCCGGAGGAGTTCCTCTTTAGAAACATATTCGACAATCCCTTCCATTTCCTCGCGGGGCTTGAGGTCGTAACCGAGCACGCGGGCGTTTAGGGCGTGTAAGAGGGTGGCGAGGGTCCCCCCAATTCGGCCGACCCCGATGATGCCGACTGTTACCGAGTGGATTTCCTTGGCTTGCAGTCCCGGCCAACGGTAGTCGTTTTCGGCGACCCGGCGGTCAACCTCGGGGGTCTTACGTAAGAGGCGGAAGATCTGCATCAGGGCGTGTTCAGCCACCGAGCGGGGGGAGTAGGCGGGCACGTTGGTCACCTTCAGGCCATTTTGCTTGGCAGCCGCGAGGTCCACCATGTCGTAGCCGGCCGTTCGGGTGGCGATTTGCTTGAGCCCGTTGGCCTTGAGGGTCGGGTAGACTTCCTTGCCCAGTGGGTTGCGCTGTTGGATGACCACCCCGTCTACGTCTGCGGTTAGCTCTAGTACCTCTTCGATGGGCTGGGGGCTAGTAACGATCTCAACTTGGTTTCTAGTGGCGTAGTCTTGGATGGCGGCTTGTTCGTCGTCACGAACGCTGGTCATTAAAATCTTAGTCATCTTGGTCTCTCCCTTTTAGTGGCTGGCGACAAAGTCTTGGATACGGCTGGCGGCGAGCTTCAGGTTGTCCATGCTGGTGGCATATGAGAGGCGCAGGTAGCCTTCACCACCGGGGCCAAAGAAGGAACCGGGGATGACGGCGACCGCCCCTTCCTTAGCGAGGGCGGTGGCAAAGGCCTCGTCGTCTTGGCCAAACTTAGTTGGTAGCTTAGCGAAGAGGTAAAAGGCGCCGTTGGGGCTGGCAACCTTAAAACCGGCTTGGCTTAAAGCTTGGAGCATGAAGTCACGCCGTTCTTGGTAGGCTTGTTTCATGGTTAAAGTAGCCTGGCGCCCCTCTTCAGAACCGAAGGCCGGCACGGCGGCGGCCATGGCCGGGTTGGACGGGGAGGTTACTAGCATTGAGTGCACCATCGAAACGACCTTCATTAGCTCCGCCGGCCCGGCCACGAAGCCGATTCGGTAACCAGTCATGGCGTGGGACTTGGAGGCCCCGTTTAAGACCAGGGTTTGGCCCGGTAGGTAGGTGGCAATGGAGGCGTGGTGACCGCTGTAAATCAATTCGGAGTAGATTTCATCGGCGATCACGAAGAGGTCGGTCGGTTCGATAACCGCCGCTAGGTCCTGGAGTTGTGTGGCGTCGTAAGTGACCCCGGTTGGATTGGACGGGTAGTTTAAGAGCAGGGCTTTGACCGGCCCCTCTTTTACGAGCGTCTCCTCTAACAGGGCCGGGGTGAGGACGAAGTCGGTGGCGCTGGTGTCAACCAGGACCGGGGTGGCACCGAGCATTTGGACCACCGTCTCGTAAAGCGGGAAGGTTGGGGTCGGAATGATGACCTTGTCACCGGGGTTTAAAAGCGCCTCGAAGCTGGCGAAGATCGCCTCGGTCGCCCCGACCGTGACCGCAATTTCGGTGGCGGGGTCGTAAGTTAGGTCGTAGCGATCGGAAAGGAAGTGGGCGATTGCCTCGCGCAACACCGCCGTTCCCACGCTGGGTGTGTAGTGGGAGTCGTTACCTTCAATTGCCTGAATGGCGGCGTTTTTGAGGGCGGTCGGAACGTTGAAGTCCGGCTCCCCCAAGGTCAGTTTGACAATTCCTTTGATTGACGAGACTTCCGCGTCAAAGGTCCGGATGTTGGAAGGGGCGATGCTGGTTAAATCATGATTAAAGCGACCACGGAGGGCTGGGTTCATCTTCGGCATGGGTAAGACTTCCTTTCTGAAGACGGGGAAACAAAAAGCGCCCGGGAAAACTCCCGGGCGCTTTGTTCCCATTTGACGGGTCACCGCGCGTGGTTTCCGGGAGTGCTTCCTAGAAACCACCACAACGAAAGCTGGTTCCTAGGCCGAAGCGAAAAAGAACCAAGCCAGATAAGCGTTTCGTTGTGTCGTGGCTGAGCGCATTGGTGAACCCCCTTGTTAAAATAAGTTACCCATATTCTAATCTTTCTCTAATTAAAGTCAAGAAAAACTTTTGGGAAAAATGTGTGTTTCACACTTGTATTATATCGCAAAAGTGGTATACTAAGAATCGTAAAGGAAGTGAGGACCATGCGGATCGATATCAAGGCTTACCTCGATAATAACCACCTGACCATTTACCGGGTGGCTAAAGATTCCGGATACGGCTACACCACTTTACACAAGTCGTTTAACAAGCAGCAAACCAAAGCTACTTCGCTCAACTTGCGCGACCTGGACGCGATTGCCCAGGCCCAGCATAAGCAGATGTGGCAGGTCCTCCGGGAATTGGAGGAGCAGTATTTATTCGATGATGATTAGAATACGTGTAGTCTCAGGGTCGGTGTTTAACGGTGTTTAACATGGGCCCTTTTCTACACGCTCACTTTAAATGACAATCAAGGGGGATTGCATTATGGCACGAATTCCAGTAGATCCATTTAACAACGACATGGACGACTTATTTAACCAACTCATGGGGGGAATGAACGGGTTCAACAGCGACAACCGCCGTTACCTGATTAACGGGCGCGAAGTAACGCCTGAAGAGTACGCCGCCTTTCGCCAGACCGGGAAGCTCCCGGGTGTAACTGACCCAACCCAAGCAAAAACTAAGCAACCACAACCAGACAGCATGCTAGCTAAGCTCGGCCGCAACTTGACGCAAGAAGCCAAGGAAGGCAAGCTCGACCCGGTGATCGGCCGTAACAAGGAGATTCAAGAAACCGCCGAGATTCTGTCACGGCGGACCAAGAACAACCCAGTGTTAGTCGGTGACGCCGGGGTCGGCAAGACGGCGGTGGTGGAGGGCCTAGCCCAAGCCATCGTGGCCGGCGACGTTCCCGCTGCCATCAAGAACAAGCAGATTATTTCGATTGACATTTCCAGCTTGGAGGCCGGGACCCAATACCGGGGCTCCTTTGAAGAGAACATGCAAAAGCTGATCGACGAGGTCAAAAAGGACGGCAACGTGATCCTCTTCTTCGATGAAATTCACCAAATCATCGGGGCCGGAAACGCCGGCGACGCCTCGGGTTCCAAGGGGATGGCCGATATCTTAAAGCCGGCCCTTTCCCGCGGTGAAGTGACCTTAATCGGGGCCACCACCCAAGACGAGTACCGTAACACGATTTTAAAGGACGCCGCTTTATCTCGGCGGTTCAACCAAGTAACGGTTAACGCCCCGAGCAAGGAAGACACTTTCAAGATCCTGCAAGGTTTGCGTAAGCTGTACGAAAAGCACCACAACGTTTCCTTGCCCGACGACGTCTTAAAGGCCGCCATCGATTACTCGGTTCAATACATTCCGCAACGCTCCTTACCTGACAAGGCGATCGACTTGATTGACGTCACGGCCGCTCACCTGGCCTCCAAGCACCCGGTCAAGGACGCCAAGACGATTGAAGAGGAGATCAAAAAGGCCGAGGCCAAGCAACAAGAAGCGGTTGAAAAAGAGGATTACCAAGCCGCCCAAGAGGCCAAGGACCAGGTGGCCAAGTTGCAAGACCAACTCAAGGACCACTCCGAATCCGAACGGGTCGTGGCAACGCCGAGTGACGTGGCCGCCGCCGTTGAACGGATGACCGGGATCCCGGTGTCCAAGATGGGTGCTTCCGATATCGAACGCTTAAAGGGCTTAGCCACCCGTTTGGAAGGCAAGGTTATCGGCCAACAAGAGGCCGTCGAAGCCGTGAGCCGGGCGATCCGGCGTAACCGGGCCGGCTTTGATGAAGGTAACCGGCCAATTGGGAGCTTCCTTTTCGTCGGCCCAACCGGGGTCGGTAAGACCGAATTGGCTAAGCAACTAGCCCTCGATATGTTTGGTTCCACCAACGACATCATCCGGCTCGACATGTCCGAATATACCGACCGGACGGCGGTTTCCAAGTTGATCGGGACCACCGCTGGCTACGTGGGTTACGACGATAACTCCAACACCCTGACCGAAAAGGTACGGCGTCACCCGTACTCGATCGTCTTGCTCGACGAAATCGAAAAGGCCAACCCGCAAGTCATCACCTTGCTCTTGCAAGTCTTAGATGATGGGCGCCTAACCGATGGGCAAGGGAACACGGTGGACTTCAAGAACACCATCATCATCGCCACCTCTAACGCCGGCTTCAGTAGCGACGCCGTGGCGGGCGAGGACGCTAAGTTGATGGACAAGTTGCAACCGTACTTCCGGCCAGAATTCCTGAACCGGTTTAACGCAATCGTGGAATTCCACGCCCTGACCAAGGACGACTTAAAGCAAATCGTCGACCTGATGTTAGCCGGGGTTAACGAAACCTTGGCCAAGAAGGGGATGGACGTCACGGTGACCGATGAAGTGAAGAACTACCTGATTGACAAGGGCTATGACAAGACGATGGGGGCCCGGCCACTGCGGCGGGTGGTGGAACAAGAGATCCGTGACAAGGTGACGGATTACTACCTCGACCACCTGGACGAAAAGCACCTCGTGGCCACCTTAAAGGACGGCCAAGTCGTGATTGAACAAGCAAAGTAAGTGCGGATCAACCTTCTCGACAGGCCGTTGGGCTAAGCTAGGACGGGGGTTGATACGGCACGCATCGTTCTCCGACCGTACTTAGCCACTAGGCCTGTGGTTGGGAGCACGTTAAAAGTAAGTGCGGACCAACCATTTGGCAGGCCGTGGGCTAAGGCTAGGCCTAACATTTGAATAGCTGTAAAAAGAGACTGGAAAAAGTTTTCCAGCCTCTTTTTTTGGTCAGTGAAGTGAATTTCTTGGTTCTCCGGGTCCACTACGTTAAAATAAAGATATTCATAACGTTTGGGGGTGTTGGTGATGGGTTTAACGTGGGACCTGATTAGGTGGGCGCTTTTGGTGATCGTGATCATCAACGAAGTGGCGGCCCTGGTGACCGTTTTCCGGGAAAAACGGGACATCGCCGCTACTTGGGCCTGGCTAATGGTGCTAATGATTCCGGTGATCGGCTTTATCATTTACGCCTTTTTGGGCCGGAAATTACCCCAAAAACGCCTGGAACGGATTAGTTCGCCAACCGCCCAACACCTATACGACGCCTTTGAAGAACAGCGGACCGCCTTTGTGGAGATGCCCCGCCCCGAGGACAGCCTGGTGCAAACCTACCGGCGAACGATCATGCTCTTTCAAAGCATTGATGAGTCCTTTTTGAGCGAGGACAACCAGGTGGAAATCTTCACCACCGGGATTACCTTTTTTAACCGGTTACTAACCGATATTGAGCAAGCCAAACAAAGCATCCACATTGAGTTTTACACCATCTACAACGACCAAATTGGCAACCGCCTACGGACCCTCTTGGAACAAAAGGCGGCCGCGGGTGTAGAGGTGCGGGTGCTGTACGATTCTTGGGGCTCAATGGGGGTGAAGAAGAGCTTTTACGATAACCTACGTAAAAACGGCGGCTTTGCCAGTCCCTTTTTGATGACCCACTCTAATTTCTTAGACTTTCGGTTAAACTACCGCGACCACCGTAAGATCGTCGTTATTGATGGCCAGATTGGTTACGTGGGGGGCTTTAACGTCGGTGATCAGTACCTAGGCCGGCTAAAGAAATTCGGCCCGTGGCGCGACACCCACCTAAGGATTCAAGGGGGCGGGGTTTACAGCCTCCAGCAGTGCTTCTTGCGTGACTGGAACGCCTCGGTCAAGCCGGCCGAGCGCTTGACCCACTTTAAGGACTACTTTCCTTCGGCCGCCCTCAACAAGGGAAAAACGGCGATGCAGATTGTCTCGTCGGGGCCGGATGCCCCCCTGCAGGCCATCAAGCTCGGCTACTTGCGCCTAATCAACGCCGCCCAGGACCATATTTGGATCCAGACGCCCTACCTGATTCCCGATGATTCGGTGATCGACGCCCTACGGATTGCCGCCCACTCCGGGGTGGACGTCCGGATCATGATCCCTTCGATGCCCGACCACGCCTTTGTTTACCGGGCCACCCAGTATTACGCCCGCGCCCTAGCCAACGAAGGGGTGACGATTTATTCTTACCAGGTGGGCTTCTTGCACGCCAAGACAATGACGATCGACGGCAAGATGGCGGCGGTGGGGTCGGCCAACCTCGACTTCCGGTCCTTTCAGCTCAACTTTGAGATCAACGCCTTCTTGTACGACCGGCAGTTAGTTGATGAGCTAGAACAAATCTTCATTAACGACGTCCGTGACAGCCGGGTGATTACCCCGGAGATGTTTGATGCCCAACCACTGGGCCTACGTTTTAAGCAGACCTTCTCGCGGTTGTTGTCGCCGATTTTATAGGGAAGTGTGCCTCAACCATTAAAGCAGGCCGTGGGCTAAGGAAAGACCACAGGTTAGCGCGCCAGCGGTGTTCTGTGGTCAGACTTAGCCACTAGGTTGGATAACTAAAAATGCCTCCCTGTTTCGGGGAGGCATTTTTTAGGTAACCACGCGGTTTAGCACCTATGAGGAGCAAACTCATAATAGAAAGATTGAGAGATTTGAAAATTGACGCACTAAACCACCGAGATGGATTTACTTAGCACTTAATAAGTTCACTAAGTAACAATTTCATTTAACCATGGTCTGTCTAAAAAACAAGGAAAAAACTTGGTAAGTGAGCAACTTAAACGATATTAAGATGAAAAGATAGTACGAGGTGAATGTGATTGAATATAAATTCACAATCGGTCGTCCGCACAACAATGCGAACATTCATTCCCCTTTTTGGCACCCTAGCGTGGTATAATTAGGCAACGATCTGAATGGGGGAATGATAAAAATGGCGACCTTACAATTTGTTTTGGGGAGTGCGTCCTTTGACCACCAGCAAGTGATGCTCGA
The nucleotide sequence above comes from Limosilactobacillus fermentum. Encoded proteins:
- a CDS encoding glycoside hydrolase family 65 protein, with the protein product MKRTFEVSPWHVTTTKWAPEDKLLQESITALANENLGMRGFFEEGYSDATLQGVYLGGVWFPDKTRVGWWKNGYPKYFGKMINAVNFMKLTIAVNGEQVDFAKQTPTDFNLDLDMRRGTLTRTVTATVGGAPVTLKFERFVSAVQKELVGQRLTVQSPAEIDLAISAQIDADVYNQDANYDEQFWQVLDRKASGKGALLVSQTKANDFGTPQFTVAMQTSVKTDLPHVGDAVEAKQVANHFAGHVAAGQSVTLEKRTIVTTSRDYADQAELVAAAQDLVSQVDQVSYDDLVAAHVSQWAQRWAKSDVVIEGDDEAQQGIRFNLFQLFSTYYGNDSRLNISPKGFTGEKYGGATYWDTEAYCLPVYLGVADPQVAKNLLYYRYHQLPGAYVNAKEQGLKGALFPMVTFNGIECHNEWEITFEELHRNGDIAYAIYNYTRYTGDTSYVLHEGAKVLVETARFWADRVHYSQRKNKYLLHGVTGPNEYDNNVNNDWYTNLLCQWSLQYTLEILDQVDEDVLKDLAVTEDERRLFKAIADNMYLPEDADKGIFPENDAFLDKDLVPVAQIPSDQLPLNQHWSWDKILRSPYVKQGDVIQGIWDFIDDFTPEQKRKNFDFYEQFTVHESSLSPSVYSIVAADLGDEDKAVELYQRSARLDLDNYNNDTDDGLHITSMTGAWLDIVQGFAGMRIRDGRLHYAPFLPKNWTAYQFNQVFRGRTIQVRVDADGTHLQLLSGEPLKVELGDQLTELK
- the pgmB gene encoding beta-phosphoglucomutase produces the protein MNFADIAGFAFDLDGVIADTARFHTQAWHELADQVQTPWTPELEASLKGVGRMDSLELILKAGGHQGEYSQEEKVALATSKNDRYQELVKTLTPSDALPGMPAFLAELQAAGYRLVLASASKNAPTVLKYLQLEDVFEGVVDPASVAHGKPAPDIYLAAAEMLDLAPAQVAGVEDAQAGVAAINAAGELSIGIGPASDLKEAAARFDRTDQVSLAKLKERLS
- a CDS encoding ATP-binding cassette domain-containing protein, with product MLTVTQVSKSFGDLTAVNDLSFHVNRGEALGLVGQNGAGKSTTFKMLLNFLTPDTGTITFDG
- a CDS encoding choloylglycine hydrolase family protein, with amino-acid sequence MCTSINVITQDGYHVLGRTMDWDDLLVSPIFTPRHYQWASVFDHRVHENPYAIIGGGSITERRTDVSDGVNEFGLMAQKLTFKNGARLVDERHPDKVQLAAFELIFYLLGHFKSVADVAAHLDQIELMSDVNADVPFGYSEQHFVLSDPTGRCVVIEPSEHPLKLIDNPLGIMTNMPKFDHQLERLQDYLDFTPDFLNGTLAPNTFHVTTGKLSGKKTPPGAYTPKGRYVRAAYMKELADQPASKDEALATTWHLLDSVTVPKSKAHRPTFSVYRAATVAEDRTYYFQSYHQAQVTSVKLTDDLLKRATPLVFDTADVWAPVKLN
- a CDS encoding alpha/beta hydrolase, yielding MQQAKKRRLLASVAAGTLGLSYLTAEYLFNFAFKRVDYVPETSADKQKYAAQYWRYVDWFKKVEKEHWTWSTDDGDDQMSAYFIPADDSTKAVIISHGYKGNGETMANYTKMFHELGFNVLLPDDRGHGQSAGKYISFGWLDRLDYLTWLNRLIKRLGAQTKLLLFGVSMGGATVEMLSGEDLPPQVKAIIADCGYASIHEELTYLLKRQFHLPEYPIYPLVSTINRHRLGYYLGDISSTEQLKKNHRPIFFIHGEKDTYVPASMALENYQATDAPKELWIVDHASHAESFWLDPTAYRAHIQAFLNKYFY
- a CDS encoding D-2-hydroxyacid dehydrogenase, whose translation is MTKILMTSVRDDEQAAIQDYATRNQVEIVTSPQPIEEVLELTADVDGVVIQQRNPLGKEVYPTLKANGLKQIATRTAGYDMVDLAAAKQNGLKVTNVPAYSPRSVAEHALMQIFRLLRKTPEVDRRVAENDYRWPGLQAKEIHSVTVGIIGVGRIGGTLATLLHALNARVLGYDLKPREEMEGIVEYVSKEELLRQSDVVSLHVDLNPTSEGLLTKAEFDQMKPGASLVNASRGPVVNTADLINALKDGPLAFAALDTVEGEGPIFNADHRQDGLKGEPLVEELHAMDNVILTPHIAFFTNIAVQNMVDISLDDVITILNGQPSEHEVAN
- a CDS encoding aminotransferase class I/II-fold pyridoxal phosphate-dependent enzyme, which encodes MPKMNPALRGRFNHDLTSIAPSNIRTFDAEVSSIKGIVKLTLGEPDFNVPTALKNAAIQAIEGNDSHYTPSVGTAVLREAIAHFLSDRYDLTYDPATEIAVTVGATEAIFASFEALLNPGDKVIIPTPTFPLYETVVQMLGATPVLVDTSATDFVLTPALLEETLVKEGPVKALLLNYPSNPTGVTYDATQLQDLAAVIEPTDLFVIADEIYSELIYSGHHASIATYLPGQTLVLNGASKSHAMTGYRIGFVAGPAELMKVVSMVHSMLVTSPSNPAMAAAVPAFGSEEGRQATLTMKQAYQERRDFMLQALSQAGFKVASPNGAFYLFAKLPTKFGQDDEAFATALAKEGAVAVIPGSFFGPGGEGYLRLSYATSMDNLKLAASRIQDFVASH